One genomic region from Prunus persica cultivar Lovell chromosome G3, Prunus_persica_NCBIv2, whole genome shotgun sequence encodes:
- the LOC18784340 gene encoding uncharacterized protein LOC18784340 has product MAFFSPHFMGLSFSVTLPPYKSNTNSPFTSSKFKHIKTSVLLPIKFKSVLIKFTEEDINMSSSSSPAARRGWVVAASVGVVEALKDQGICRWNYTMRLMQQHAKSQLGSFSQANKLSSSSSALVSSKLRDEKVKQSEESLRKVMYLSCWGPN; this is encoded by the coding sequence ATGGCTTTTTTTTCCCCACATTTTATGGGGCTTAGTTTTAGTGTCACTCTCCCTCCATATAAAAGCAACACCAACTCCCCATTTACTtcatcaaaattcaaacacaTCAAAACATCAGTTTTACTTCCCATCAAGTTTAAGAGTGTTCTTATTAAGTTTACAGAAGAAGATATCAATATGAGCAGTTCATCATCACCAGCAGCAAGGAGAGGTTGGGTGGTGGCAGCAAGTGTTGGAGTTGTGGAGGCCTTGAAAGACCAAGGGATCTGCAGGTGGAATTATACTATGAGATTAATGCAGCAGCATGCAAAGAGCCAACTTGGGTCTTTTTCTCAGGCTAACAAGCTCTCTTCCTCATCCTCTGCTCTGGTTTCAAGCAAGCTTAGAGATGAGAAGGTGAAGCAGTCTGAAGAGTCTCTCAGGAAAGTCATGTACCTCAGCTGCTGGGGACCCAATTGA
- the LOC18781906 gene encoding uncharacterized protein LOC18781906: MMSAATASRAWVVAATVGVVEVLKDQGLCRWNYPMRLVHQQAKNHLRSFSQAKKLSSSSSAMASSMIMREEKIKQSEESMRKVMYLNSWGPN; encoded by the coding sequence ATGATGAGTGCAGCAACAGCAAGTAGGGCTTGGGTTGTGGCAGCCACAGTTGGAGTTGTGGAAGTGTTGAAAGACCAAGGGTTGTGCAGATGGAACTATCCCATGAGACTGGTGCACCAGCAAGCCAAGAACCATCTCAGGTCTTTTTCTCAGGCCAAGAagctgtcttcttcttcttctgccatGGCTTCAAGCATGATcatgagagaagagaaaataaagcaGTCAGAGGAGTCTATGAGGAAAGTGATGTATCTTAACTCTTGGGGTCCCAACTGA
- the LOC18783405 gene encoding vesicle-associated protein 4-2 — MAVEAEKSGPDGKLWSLFKNPFGQSRNASSSSSSSSSSTLSSMHNVHQLGQTHESVERAALHSASTVSYVTKSLLPARRRLRLDPANKLFFPYEPGKQVKSAIGIKNTSKSHVAFKFQTTAPKSCYMRPPGGILSPGESLIATVFKFVEPPETNEKLVDQKSRVKFKIMSLKVKGDMDYVPELFDEQKDQVVVEQVLRVVFLDPERPTLAMEKLKRQLAEAEAALEARKKPPEETGPRIVGEGLVIDEWKERRERYLAQQQVEGVDSV, encoded by the exons ATGGCTGTGGAAGCTGAGAAATCTGGGCCTGATGGGAAGCTGTGGAGTCTATTCAAAAATCCATTTGGGCAGTCGAGAAAtgcctcttcctcttcttcttcttcgtcgtcttcgACCTTGTCTTCTATGCACAATGTTCATCAGCTGGGTCAGACTCATGAGTCTGTGGAGCGTGCGGCTCTTCATTCTGCCAGTACGGTGTCGTATGTGACCAAGTCTTTGCTTCCTGCTAGGAGGAGGCTCCGTCTTGATCCTGCTAATAAGCTCTTTTTTCCAT ATGAACCTGGTAAGCAGGTGAAGAGTGCCATTGGAATTAAAAACACAAGCAAGTCTCATGTAGCTTTCAAG ttcCAAACAACTGCACCAAAGAGTTGTTACATGCGTCCTCCAGGGGGAATACTTTCTCCGGGTGAAAGTCTTATTGCAACTG TCTTCAAGTTTGTGGAACCTCCGGAGACCAATGAAAAACTAGTAGACCAGAAGAGCAGGGTTAAGTTCAAGATCATGAGCTTGAAAGTGAAAGGAGATATGGACTACGTACCAGAACTG TTTGATGAGCAGAAGGACCAAGTTGTGGTTGAGCAGGTTTTGCGTGTTGTTTTCCTGGATCCTGAACGCCCTACCCTT GCGATGGAAAAACTTAAGCGGCAATTGGCTGAGGCTGAGGCTGCCCTCGAAGCACGAAAGAAGCCTCCAGAAGAAACAGGGCCCCGAATTGTAGGGGAAGGACTTGTCATAGATGAATGG AAAGAGCGCAGGGAAAGGTACCTAGCCCAGCAGCAGGTTGAAGGTGTTGATTCGGTGTAG
- the LOC18781913 gene encoding lysM domain-containing protein ARB_03442, protein MAKAGSKMALILNLILVLSLVLMISIAESRQVGIGFGGKKPAAVCAAVYGAEEGDTCTSVSEMFNLSLDFFLSINPNINCDNFFVGQWLCTAGSA, encoded by the exons ATGGCCAAGGCTGGCAGCAAAATGGCACTAATTCTTAACTTGATTCTAGTGCTCTCTCTTGTTCTGATGATTTCCATAGCTGAGAGTAGACAAGTTGGCA TTGGATTTGGAGGGAAAAAACCTGCCGCAGTTTGCGCTGCAGTTTATGGTGCAGAGGAGGGTGATACGTGTACTTCTGTTAGCGAGATGTTCAATTTGAGTTTGGATTTCTTCCTTTCTATCAACCCTAATATCAACTGCGACAACTTCTTTGTGGGTCAATGGCTTTGTACTGCAGGGAGTGCCTGA